The proteins below are encoded in one region of Cytophagia bacterium CHB2:
- a CDS encoding histone deacetylase translates to MTGFYYHSACLKHDTGEGHPERPARLEAIISHLNTMGLLERVQMIEPEPAPLSAITAVHPRQYVDWIQQSCGWQLNALDADTIVSEHSFHAARLAAGAALDAVDRVSSGKLRNAFCAMRPPGHHAEAGAAMGFCLFNNVAIAAEWLLQNQRAERVLIVDWDVHHGNGTQDIFYERGDVYFLSFHEWPLYPGTGRENETGAGAGLGKTRNVTIAAHTPEADYLARFDAVVAEVHETFKPDFVLISAGFDAHQHDPLAHLRLTESGFARMTEILLDLAKSSCQGKIASLLEGGYHLEGLSRSVAAHVEKLLTAST, encoded by the coding sequence TGAAACATGACACCGGCGAAGGGCATCCAGAGCGGCCTGCCCGGCTGGAGGCGATCATCTCACATTTAAACACGATGGGACTTTTGGAGCGTGTGCAAATGATCGAACCGGAACCGGCGCCGCTTTCGGCGATTACCGCCGTTCACCCGCGCCAATACGTCGATTGGATTCAACAAAGCTGCGGTTGGCAGCTAAATGCGCTCGATGCCGACACCATCGTTTCGGAACATTCCTTTCACGCCGCGCGCTTGGCGGCAGGTGCAGCGCTGGACGCTGTTGATCGCGTCAGCTCGGGAAAGCTGCGTAATGCTTTTTGCGCGATGCGCCCGCCCGGCCATCATGCCGAAGCCGGCGCCGCCATGGGTTTTTGTTTGTTTAATAATGTTGCGATTGCGGCAGAATGGCTGCTGCAAAATCAGCGCGCTGAGCGCGTGTTGATCGTTGATTGGGATGTGCATCATGGCAACGGCACGCAGGATATTTTTTATGAACGCGGTGACGTTTATTTTTTGAGTTTTCATGAATGGCCGCTTTATCCGGGCACCGGGCGGGAAAATGAAACCGGCGCCGGTGCGGGATTGGGGAAAACCCGCAATGTCACGATCGCAGCGCATACGCCGGAAGCAGATTATCTCGCGCGCTTCGACGCCGTTGTTGCAGAAGTGCACGAAACCTTCAAACCGGATTTTGTTTTAATATCCGCGGGCTTTGATGCGCATCAGCACGATCCGCTTGCGCATCTGCGTTTGACGGAATCCGGTTTTGCCCGCATGACGGAGATCCTGTTGGACCTGGCCAAATCGTCCTGCCAGGGCAAGATCGCGTCTCTGCTGGAAGGCGGCTATCATCTCGAAGGCCTGTCGCGTTCTGTTGCCGCGCATGTGGAGAAATTGCTCACTGCTTCCACGTAA
- a CDS encoding protein-L-isoaspartate(D-aspartate) O-methyltransferase translates to MSSQLWQDDPASRDPFATQRKRMVAHQIERRGIHDPRVLEAMRLVPRHCFVPDRYHAAAYDDTPIAIGYGQTVSQPYIVAYMLQALKLVGIEKVLEIGAGSGYEAALLSHLCDEVYSIEIIPELAARAERILKDLNYANVHIRCADGYKGWPEAGSFDRIILSAAPTQVPEMLLEQLAPEGIMILPLGDLDQRLVHIKKNANGEIERTHSLPVKFVPMTGIAASTN, encoded by the coding sequence ATGAGTTCACAATTGTGGCAAGATGATCCGGCTAGCCGCGACCCGTTTGCGACGCAGCGCAAACGCATGGTGGCACATCAAATCGAACGACGTGGTATTCATGACCCGCGCGTGCTCGAAGCTATGCGGCTCGTGCCCCGGCATTGTTTCGTGCCGGATCGCTATCATGCCGCCGCCTACGACGATACGCCGATCGCCATTGGTTATGGACAAACCGTTTCCCAGCCCTATATTGTCGCCTACATGCTCCAGGCCTTGAAATTAGTGGGCATCGAAAAAGTGCTGGAGATCGGCGCCGGATCGGGTTACGAAGCCGCGCTGCTTTCACATTTGTGTGACGAAGTTTATTCGATCGAAATCATTCCCGAGCTGGCGGCGCGCGCCGAGAGGATTCTCAAGGATTTGAATTATGCCAACGTTCATATTCGCTGCGCCGATGGTTACAAAGGCTGGCCTGAAGCCGGGAGTTTTGATCGCATCATTCTCTCTGCTGCGCCAACCCAAGTTCCCGAGATGTTGCTGGAACAGCTTGCGCCCGAAGGCATAATGATTTTGCCGTTGGGCGATCTCGATCAGCGGCTTGTGCATATTAAGAAAAATGCCAACGGTGAAATTGAACGCACGCATTCCCTGCCAGTCAAGTTCGTGCCCATGACGGGTATAGCCGCTTCCACAAATTAA